The genomic region CGCGCTGAAATAGGTTGGCTCCGGTCGTAACGTGGATTTGTTGGCCTGGTCCGTCTTTCGGTGAGTGAGAAACGCGCTAAGCAACATGCTTGCAGTGAGCGCCACACCGGTGAGCAGACCGCTTGTCTGATTTCTTTCCAGGCCTTCGATCCCCCACGCGACGGCGAGCGCAGCCGCTACGTAACCGCAGATTCGCCACGCCTGATTGTTTCGCTGCCAGCCCACGCGCAACAACGCGAGGCACTCAACGGCCAGCACGAGCGCGGTCAATTGCGCGGTGGATTTCGGGACATCGAATTGCCACGCCACTTGGGCCACGACAATGTAAGCCTGTCCCATCAGCGCGAGTTCCGGAAAACGGAGCAGATAAATCGAAAGTGCAATCACCAGCGCTTCAAGGGTCAGCACCAGTCCAAAGTTGGCGTGAGTGGTGTTCTGCCAGGTGGTAAAACACCAGACCAGCAAAGCCAGCGCGGTGAAATAGACAGGGACGGACCGAACCGGTGCGGCTTCTGTTGCCGGCTCCTGACGATGCGCCCAAAATGAGTTGACGACCATCATGCCGCCGAGCGCCGCGCCCAACCAAAGCCCGTGAGTGTCGAAGCGCTCCACGCCGTCGAAGCCACAGACGATTGATATTGCGCCCGCGAGATAAGCGCCGATTTGCAGGATGAGACTGCGGCGCGCCGTGCCGAGAACGAACAGCACGACACTTTCTGCCGCGAGCACCAGCGCGAGTTGCAGGCCGGAATATTTCGTGATGAAACCAAGCGTGATCAGCAGCAGGCCTTGCGTGAGATAGGAATGTTTCGTAAGTGGTTCATTGGGGAAAATTCTCCGCGAAACTTCCACCAACGCGAGCAGCACAGCGCCGTAGATCAGCGAGAACTGCCAGAATTTTCCCGAGTGGACCTGCAGCATGGTCGGCAGAAACAGCGTGAAGAACGCACCGTTGTTGAACGTGAGAAACGCGGCACGGTTTTGACCCGCAAGCTTTTCGTGTTTCGACAAAAACACCGCCGCCGTGAACACCGCCCAGTAGCTCATCAGAAAATACGCGCCGTGCCACAGCCCCTCTTCGGGCGTCGCCCAGCGCCATTCCCCGCCGTGGAAAAACCGCCAGAACGCATACGCGGCATAAGTGGCCACGAGACTGGCGAAGGAGAGCCACGCCCAGCGATTGCGGACGAGGAAGAACACCGCGGCAAGCGTCAGCACGAGGTTCGAGTAAAGCGTGAAGTCGCCGACCTGTGTGATGACGGAGGTGTAATACGCAAGTCCGACCGCGAACAACGCCAGCACTTCGGATTTCCGGCGGTCGGCAATCCACACCATGAAGCCCGCCCACGCCAGCAGCAGCATACCGTCAAGCGCCGCACTTTCAATGATCCGGAGTCGGTCAATGTGATGCGCCGCGTAAGTGGTGAAATAAACGAACGCCAGGCCGCCGGCGAAAAGCACCTGCCCGTAATTGCGCAGCGATTCTTTCGACGCCTTGCGCTGCCACCACGCGCCGCCACCAAGCAACAACGCGCTCGCCAAATAGAGCAGCGAAACTTTTCCCGCCGCTCCAATTCTGCCGATGAAATTGTGGTAAGCGTAATTGCCGAAGAAGACCAGACCCGTCAGCAACATCACGATGCCCACGCGCACCAGCCAGTAAGTGCCCAGCCGCATTTCGAACGAACCTTTTGCCGGTGCGCGCTGTGGAGTGGGTGACGCGGGTTCGGTTGTCTCGGGTTTGGGTCCGGTCGTTGAGGCTGCAAATGGCGCGGTGAACGATATCACCGGTGGCGTCTCACCGACGGGAGGTATGTCAACGCGCTCGATCACGGCTCGTTTGACTTCCTGCAGAATTGGCGGCGCGACGGGGATCGTTTCGGGCGAGGGCAACGGTGGCGCGACGGCTTGCTGGACCGGGACATTCGGCGCGGAGGCAAGCAGGGTTGCGGCTTCAGCTTCGGCCTGTTTACTTGAGAGTTGCTCACCGGACTCCGGCGTTGGCGATTCGGCAGCAGCCGGCGGGGCACCAGTTTGAAGTTCGTCGAGACGTTCCTTTAAACGTCGAGCCTCCAGTTGCACATAATTCAACATCCGGCTCAGGGTATCCACCTGGTCAGAGAGGCGGCTGACTTTTTGCAATAGCCAGACGAACCCAACAATGACCAGAACCGCAATCAAGAAGGGCATAAAGTGCTGTCAGGTTTTGGATTGTCCGGGCCGATTCCGAGGTGACTAGCCTTTTCAGCGGCAAAACGCAAGCCGTCCCTTGACTTGGATGGCCGGATGGCCGGGTAGTCGCATCCTAACACTGCCCCCATGGCGACGACTTCCAAGTCGGCGGTGTGGCGGATTTCTAAATCCGCGAAGCGTGGAAGACTAAACGGGCGCTCAGGTTTCAGTGCGCTGCCGATTAGGAAATTGGCGATACAGCCGGTTTGGAAACCTACGCTACGAAGTCACTGGTCGGATACGCACTGGCCGGGTTCGGCATTGATGATTATCGTCGCGTCGCCTTAAAACAAAAAAGGCATCCTTGCGGATGCCTTTGTGACTTCATTGGAAAATGAGCTTACGGGAAAAGGAGGATGTTGCCGACCGTTGGAGAAGTAGCGGCAGCGTCGCCTGAATTTTTTACCGCCTCCCGAAATCTGGGCGTCGTCAACTGGTCAACGTGACCATCCGCGATCGCCAAGTTGCCCTGCCGCTGGTGCATTTTATCCGTCCAACCGGGCCAAGGCTGGGTGATCGTGGGGTTGTTGCCAAGCTGTTTATACGCTCCGGCCTTGTTCGGACTCGCTGGGGAATAACCGTAAGGACTTCCGGTGGCCACCGGAACGCCGTTTACGGCCGTATAATCACCAATATTGCGGTCCCCCGAAAGCAGCATCTGAGGGTTGCTCTCATCCGCATCTTTGCCCACGAAAAATGAGATGGCGAGGTTGTCCTTGAAATCCGCCTTTTGCGTTCCGACATCCGCAGAAAAGAAATTGGTTCTTTCCGTACGCTCGTCGCTCGGACAGATGGCAATCTTGGGCGTGCTCAACTCATTGGACATGACTTGAAACGTCACCCAGTTTGAGACCACAGTAGCTGTTGTCCAACCTGCGCCTGGCAAAGACCCTCCGTTGGCAATATCCACGCTTTGGGGATAGCGATCGCCGTTGTCCCCTCCCCAAAGGCGGAAGGAAAGACCGACTTGCTTGAGGTTACTGACGCACTTGATGCGTTGCGCTTTCGCTTTGGCCTTGGCCAGCGCCGGCAACAGTAACCCCGCCAAAATGGCGATAATGGCAATGACGACTAACAACTCGATAAGAGTGAAAGCCCCGGATTTGTTCTTACGATTTTTATTCATAAACGCGATGGTTGTTTGTTTTTTTTTGGTCAGCAGTCCGC from Verrucomicrobiota bacterium harbors:
- a CDS encoding DUF2339 domain-containing protein, giving the protein MPFLIAVLVIVGFVWLLQKVSRLSDQVDTLSRMLNYVQLEARRLKERLDELQTGAPPAAAESPTPESGEQLSSKQAEAEAATLLASAPNVPVQQAVAPPLPSPETIPVAPPILQEVKRAVIERVDIPPVGETPPVISFTAPFAASTTGPKPETTEPASPTPQRAPAKGSFEMRLGTYWLVRVGIVMLLTGLVFFGNYAYHNFIGRIGAAGKVSLLYLASALLLGGGAWWQRKASKESLRNYGQVLFAGGLAFVYFTTYAAHHIDRLRIIESAALDGMLLLAWAGFMVWIADRRKSEVLALFAVGLAYYTSVITQVGDFTLYSNLVLTLAAVFFLVRNRWAWLSFASLVATYAAYAFWRFFHGGEWRWATPEEGLWHGAYFLMSYWAVFTAAVFLSKHEKLAGQNRAAFLTFNNGAFFTLFLPTMLQVHSGKFWQFSLIYGAVLLALVEVSRRIFPNEPLTKHSYLTQGLLLITLGFITKYSGLQLALVLAAESVVLFVLGTARRSLILQIGAYLAGAISIVCGFDGVERFDTHGLWLGAALGGMMVVNSFWAHRQEPATEAAPVRSVPVYFTALALLVWCFTTWQNTTHANFGLVLTLEALVIALSIYLLRFPELALMGQAYIVVAQVAWQFDVPKSTAQLTALVLAVECLALLRVGWQRNNQAWRICGYVAAALAVAWGIEGLERNQTSGLLTGVALTASMLLSAFLTHRKTDQANKSTLRPEPTYFSALVVVLAGATTWFNTAQDNCPLLFAAEAIVLTALVYFLRVREVALVGQTLLLAAHCLWQFNLLERGTPPWWNPVLLVAMTLGLGHWWQKQRIVTVEKRLPLVFQLMLSVLFVLLVCRWLGRECSDATWLALSCLLAAAVTAYAVVTRAWLLAACAQLFLLPGAWLFAQQLLHDGEPRFAALAPVAALAVLSFATVQWFKRKPDELVQDPLLKLAMAYRWVALAMSLWWVMEYIPNREQIWTLMSIGLAVFVFAGWRRNREALMFGAVFTGLALVLLWTRAYQRGYVYLPDALAILALLGQQQIAQRLPARYALDQRAHAIVIASGGLSSWLFVSRWVLQSASGFYLTASWSGLALILFAGGMALRERMYRWLGLVVLAGALGRVVVFDVWKLETLYRILSFMALGIVLLVLGFIYNKYQEKIKEWL